The following proteins are co-located in the Macadamia integrifolia cultivar HAES 741 chromosome 3, SCU_Mint_v3, whole genome shotgun sequence genome:
- the LOC122073527 gene encoding ras-related protein RABB1b, whose translation MSYDYLFKYIIIGDTGVGKSCLLLQFTDKRFQPVHDLTIGVEFGARMVTIDGSPIKLQIWDTAGQESFRSITRSYYRGAAGALLVYDITRRETFNHLASWLEDARQHANPNMTIMLVGNKCDLAHRRAISKEEGEQFAKENGLLFMEASARTAQNVEEAFINTASKILQKIKEGVFDVSNESSGIKVGYGRPQGPAGGRDGTVAQSGGCCS comes from the exons ATGTCTTACGATTATCTCTTCAAGTACATAATCATCGGAGACACAG GTGTGGGGAAATCTTGTCTTCTGTTGCAATTCACGGACAAAAGATTCCAACCTGTCCATGATCTTACGATTGGCGTCGAGTTTGGTGCTCGGATGGTCACAATCGACGGCAGTCCCATCAAGCTTCAGATTTGGGACACG GCTGGTCAGGAATCCTTCAGATCCATCACTAGGTCCTACTACAGAGGAGCAGCTGGTGCACTACTGGTTTATGATATAACCAG GAGGGAGACATTTAATCATCTAGCAAGCTGGCTCGAGGATGCCCGGCAGCATGCCAATCCCAACATGACAATCATGCTCGTTGGGAACAAGTGTGATCTTGCCCATCGGAGGGCCATTAGCAAAGAGGAAGGGGAACAATTTGCAAAGGAAAATGGGCTTCTGTTCATGGAGGCATCAGCAAGAACAGCTCAAAATGTTGAGGAG gctTTCATAAACACTGCCTCAAAGATACTGCAGAAGATAAAAGAAGGCGTGTTTGATGTATCAAATGAG TCATCAGGCATCAAAGTTGGGTATGGCCGACCACAAGGGCCAGCAGGTGGTCGAGATGGAACTGTTGCTCAGAGTGGAGGATGTTGCAGCTGA